One Longimicrobium sp. genomic window, TCCTTGCCGTGGATCTGCCGCAGCTCCGCGAGTCCCCCGGCCGCGCCCTCCTCGCGGTAGAACGCGGCGGGCTGGTCGGGGTTCTCGCCGTAGCGAAGGTCCTGCACCTTCGTCAGCCGCACCTGGACGGCAGACGGGAACGCATCCGCCGATGCCCCGTCCTCTCCCGCCATCGTCCGGGCCAGGTACTCCGTGATGGCGCGGTCGTAGTCCGAGGTGTGCGCGTAGACCTTTGCCGCCAGCTCGCGGCGCAGCGGCAGCCCGTCGCCCCCGGCGTCGATCGCGGCGAGCACGCGGGGGTAGTCGGCCGGGTCGATGACCACCCAGACGCCGGCGTGGTTCTTGGCGGCGGAGCGCAGCATGGACGGCCCGCCAATGTCGATGTTCTCGATCGCCTCGTCGAGCGTAGCGTCGGGCCGGGCGACGGTCTCGCGGAAGGGGTAGAGGTTGACCGCGACGAGGTCGATGGGCTCGTAGCCATGCGCCTGCATCTGCGCCGCGTCATCCTCGTGGCCGCGGCGGCCCAGCAGGCCGGCGTGGACGGCGGGGTGCAGCGTCTTCACCCGCCCGTCCATCATCTCCGGGTGGCCCGTGACCTCGCTGACTTCGGTGACGGGCAGCCCTGCATCGCGGAGCGTGCGCGCGGTGCCGCCTGTGGAAAGCAGGGTCCAGCCCCGCCCGTGAAGCTCGCGGGCAAGGTCCACCACGCCCGTCTTGTCGGATACGCTGAGCAGTGCCCGCGGCATTTCGTTGGTCCTCTGGATCTGGATCAGTGCCCGTCGGGCAGGTGCATCGTTCGGGCGATGGAGCCGTCGACGGGGATCAGCGAAGGCACCAGGTCGAACGCCAGCGGACCCGTCGAACTCGCGGCCGTGCGTCCCCCCGTGAGCGCCGCGACGGTCAGCGGCAGGATGCGGTGCTCCACCGACAGCACGCGCGCGGCGAGCGTTTCCGCCGTGTCGCCGGGGAGCACGGGGACGGGCCACTGCGCGAGGATGGCCCCCTCGTCGTAGCGCTCGTCCACCAGGTGCACCGTGGCGCCCGAAACGCGCACGCCCGCCGCGATGACGGCGCGGTGAACGCGCATCCCGTACATTCCGTGGCCTCCGAAGGCCGGCAGCAGCGCGGGATGCACGTTGATCATCCGCCCCGCGTAGCGCGCCACCACCTCCGCCGGGAGCAGCGTCAGCCAGCCGGCGAGAACCACGAGGTCGATGGCGTGCGCATCCAGAACGTCGAGCAATTGGTCGCGGAATGCCTCGGCGCCGATATCCCGCGCATCCAGCGCCACGTGCGGCACGCCCTCGCGCGCCGCCCGCGCCAGCGCGCCGATCCCCGCGCGGCTGCCGACCACCAGCTCCACCCGCGCCGAGGCCGTGCCCGGGTCGCGGTGAAAGCGGTCGATCAGCGCCTGCAGGTTGCTGCCACCGCCGCTGGCGAGAACGGCGAGGCGTGCGGGATCGGGCAAGTGTCTCTCCGGAACGGGAAATTGCGCGGCGAATGTAGACCGGGGCTCCGGGGCCGTCAACGAGCGGAAGTGGCGGGCGAGCGGGGACGAAACTGCCCCAGGGGATGGCGACGCCCCCGAGGCGGTCGATGGACTCAGGGGGAGGTCCAGAGCTCGTTCAGGATGTTGTTGGCGATGGCCCACACGAGCGAGATGGTACCGGACTGGAGCGCTTCGGCGGCGTCGGCGTCAGGGTGCCAGAGCACCGGGGCGAGGGCGCCGGCGTAGGTGCCGGCGAGGAAGGGGGTGGAAAGGCGCCGCCGGCCCTGCGCGTCGTAGTCGGTGAACGTTTCGGTGATGGCGTACGCGATCCGCCGCTCCGGCCCGTCGCAGCCGCAGGGGCGGTACTCCGTCGTGCGTCCCAGCGCCGCCGCCAGCCCGTGGCGGACCGACGTGCGGACCACGTGCCCGCCGCCTCGCGACAGGATGCGCGCGGCCAGCGCATCGGCGCCGCCGCCCCACTCGTCAGGCTCGGTACGCACGTGGTCCCACAGCCCGAGCGCCGCGATCCACGCCACGCCCTCGATGCTGACGAGGTCACCCAGATACGCGTCCACGCGCTCCTCATCCACCACCCACACTGAATCCGCCGGCGCGCGGACCGAGTCTCGCGCGAGCGTGTCGACCGGGACGGCCTGGGCGTGGAGCGGGGCGGCCAGCAGGAGCGCCGCGGCAAAGAGAAGTCGACGCATGTCTGGTCGCATCAGGGGGATCGGTGGATCAGGCGAACCCGCCGCCGCCGTACGTGCCGGTGACGAACGGGTTCGTGCGGCGCTCATGGCCCACGGTGGTGTCGGGGCCGTGGCCGGTGTGCAGCGTGGTCTCGTCCGGCAGCGTCAGCACCTGCTCGCGGATGGACGTCATCAGCGTACCAAGATCGCCCCCCGGAAGGTCCGTGCGGCCGATGGAGCCGTTGAAGATCACGTCGCCCACGATCGCCACGCCGTCGCCCACCAGGATCACGTGCCCCGGCGCGTGTCCCGGCGCCAGGCGCACCGCCATCTCGCAATCGCCGAAGGTCACGGAGCCGCCGTGGGCCAGCTCTCCGTCGACGGGCGGCAGCGGGTCCATCCGCATCCCGAACCACGAGGCCTGCGTGGGGGCCGCCCCGTACAGCATCAGGTCGTCGGGATGCAGCAGGATGGGCGCGTCGATCTCCGCCCGGGCCGCGGGGATGCCCTCCACGTGGTCCAGGTGGGCGTGGGTCAGCACGATCTGCTCGATGGTCACCCCCGCTGCACGCGCGGCCTGCAGCGCCTGGGCG contains:
- a CDS encoding MBL fold metallo-hydrolase — protein: MAEGRGEVAVRSFTGGAFAQNTYLVYCARTHAGILVDPGAATAQALQAARAAGVTIEQIVLTHAHLDHVEGIPAARAEIDAPILLHPDDLMLYGAAPTQASWFGMRMDPLPPVDGELAHGGSVTFGDCEMAVRLAPGHAPGHVILVGDGVAIVGDVIFNGSIGRTDLPGGDLGTLMTSIREQVLTLPDETTLHTGHGPDTTVGHERRTNPFVTGTYGGGGFA
- the purN gene encoding phosphoribosylglycinamide formyltransferase translates to MPDPARLAVLASGGGSNLQALIDRFHRDPGTASARVELVVGSRAGIGALARAAREGVPHVALDARDIGAEAFRDQLLDVLDAHAIDLVVLAGWLTLLPAEVVARYAGRMINVHPALLPAFGGHGMYGMRVHRAVIAAGVRVSGATVHLVDERYDEGAILAQWPVPVLPGDTAETLAARVLSVEHRILPLTVAALTGGRTAASSTGPLAFDLVPSLIPVDGSIARTMHLPDGH